TCACGGTGATCTTGTCCGGATCGCAACTGAGATAGCGCAGCAACTGCTGCTTGGTCGATTCCGATATCACCGTGATAGCGGCACAGCGCTTCTCCGGCAGCCAGTACCAAAAAAGCCAAAACACCCATCGCCTGAGCCCGCGCAAGCGCTCCAATGTCACGCAATCGAGGATGGTCAGCACGGTCCGCTTGGCGTCGAGAAAATAGGTCAGGTAATGCACGTCGCCGGTGACATGATTCACAGAACCCTGCTGCCGCGCCGCGAGAATCGTATCAATGAGGCGTCGCCACACCCCCCATGAAGGATAACGATTGACGCGAATGTGAACGCGAATGTCCCCTGGCAAAGCCGAGCATACGTCATCGAAGACTTGCTCGACGCTGAAATAGCCCAGAAGCGCCTTGCGCTTATGATGAACAACCGTGATCGCCTCAGCCATAACGTTTTCTGGTTACCAAGCAGTTCGGCAAGTCTATGAAGCACGAGATGAGGTACAGCAGCACCCGCTCTTCCCCCAAGATTATGCCCATCGTCACAACCACCGATCTTACGCGCTAACCAGCCACATCCTCTCTTGGTTTCACTATCGTGGAGATCAAGAACTGCCCCATGCGGCATTGATTAGTGAGGAAACGAGTGAATCTATCGGGCACAATGCGCATAAGCGAAGACTTTAGTTTTCCTTGGGGGAGAGGGAAAAGATCCGATTTTTGCCCTTTGACAGAGGCATTCTTGACTTTAAGCCCCGCCCCTTGAATCAGGCTATGCCAACTGGCTAAAGTGTAGTAACGAGCTATAGCTCCGTCCGTAGAATTCTGGACCGCCTTCGAGAGCGACCACGACCTGAATAGATCGCCAAGTACGATCCCGTGCAATAAGCCGTGAAGGATATAATAGTTCCACCAACCACGGTGATAAACCATTAGTGTTGCCTCCCCCCCCGGCTTTAATACTCTAAATATTTCACAAACAATTTTTTGGGTATCTGCAGAGTGGTGGATTACCCCCCAACTCCACACGAAGTCGAAAGTGGAATCAGCAAAAGACATCTTTTCTGCATCCATCTGAAAAATATTTCCGGGTATATCGAACAACCTGAAACGTTCCGAGGTACTCTTCACTGCATAACGTGTTAAATCGA
The DNA window shown above is from Candidatus Thiodictyon syntrophicum and carries:
- a CDS encoding class I SAM-dependent methyltransferase; translation: MKTGLTLGSAAPITFAKPEQLPSDSQEARQWQDANRSFWEKHPMRYDWNKEVGHEPFTVSFYKEIDMRFFSNAHEYMPWRKIPFDALISFDGLKQKNVLEIGVGSGSHAQLLATHSGSFTGIDLTRYAVKSTSERFRLFDIPGNIFQMDAEKMSFADSTFDFVWSWGVIHHSADTQKIVCEIFRVLKPGGEATLMVYHRGWWNYYILHGLLHGIVLGDLFRSWSLSKAVQNSTDGAIARYYTLASWHSLIQGAGLKVKNASVKGQKSDLFPLPQGKLKSSLMRIVPDRFTRFLTNQCRMGQFLISTIVKPREDVAG